The genomic window GTGTCCGTTGTGCATTTTATAGGTAGAAACGCCATTTGCCAAGGCAATCACTTGGTGTCCTAAACAAATTCCGAATAAGGGTAAGTTTTTATCGATGATGGTTTTTGCTAAAGCTTGTGCTTCCACCAAAGGTTCTGGATCTCCAGGTCCATTTGATAAGAAATAGCCATCTGGGTTCCACGAACTCAATTCTTCAAAGGTTGAGTTGTATGGAAATACTTTTATATAGACATCGCGTTTTGCAAAATTCCGTAGAATATTTTTCTTAACTCCAATATCGAGGGTAGCGATTTTGTAGGTTGCGTTTTCATCTCCAAAAAAGTAAGGTTGTTTGGTTGATACTTTAGAGGCTAACTCTAGTCCTTCCATTTGTGGAATTTCAGCTAGCTGTTTTTTAAGACCCTCTATGTTATCCACTACGGTAGAAATGACAGCATTCATAGCACCATTTTCGCGAATATAGCTGACGAGTGCTCTAGTATCTACATCTGAAATTGCGAATAAATTATTTGAGTCTAAAAAGTCTACTAGCGAACCACTCGCATCGACACGAGAATAGTTATAGCTAAAGTTTTTACAAATGAGTCCCGCAATTTTAATGGAATCAGATTCCATTTCTGTTTCATTAACTCCGTAATTTCCGATGTGAGGGTTGGTTGTCACCATCAGTTGTCCAAAATAAGATGGATCGGTAAAAATCTCTTGATAGCCTGTCATTCCGGTATTAAAGCAAACTTCTCCAAAAGCAGTTCCTTCTTTGCCTATCGCTTTTCCATAAAAAATGGTTCCATCTGCAAGAAGTAAGACGGCTTTTTTTCGTGTTGTGTATTTCATTATTTTTTGAAGTCTTGTAAGGTTTTGCAAAATTGCACAAAAAAAAGGATAAACTAAAAAAGTTTATCCTTAAAATTTTAAATGCTTATTAACATTATAGTGTATTATGGTAATTTAAAATCTTTTGAAGATATTTTTCATCTTTTAAAGAGATGTTATTTTCAGAAATATAAGCTCTAATAAGTTTGGATTTGGAATCGAAAAATTTACAAAACTGATTTTTAGTTAGTTTTGTTTCAGTTATCTTATCGCCGTTTATGAAAAAA from Formosa sp. Hel1_33_131 includes these protein-coding regions:
- the carA gene encoding glutamine-hydrolyzing carbamoyl-phosphate synthase small subunit, whose product is MKYTTRKKAVLLLADGTIFYGKAIGKEGTAFGEVCFNTGMTGYQEIFTDPSYFGQLMVTTNPHIGNYGVNETEMESDSIKIAGLICKNFSYNYSRVDASGSLVDFLDSNNLFAISDVDTRALVSYIRENGAMNAVISTVVDNIEGLKKQLAEIPQMEGLELASKVSTKQPYFFGDENATYKIATLDIGVKKNILRNFAKRDVYIKVFPYNSTFEELSSWNPDGYFLSNGPGDPEPLVEAQALAKTIIDKNLPLFGICLGHQVIALANGVSTYKMHNGHRGINHPVKNLVTGKGEITSQNHGFAVNREEAEAHSDLEVTHLHLNDDTVAGIAMKSKNCFSVQYHPEASPGPHDSSYLFDQFIQNLK